One genomic region from Cellulomonas hominis encodes:
- a CDS encoding RNA-binding S4 domain-containing protein: MGPVTTVPISDDSIRLGQFLKLAGLADSGADARTLLEEGEVTVNGDPESRRGRQLHRGDVVTVATPAGEHAATVG; the protein is encoded by the coding sequence ATGGGACCCGTGACCACCGTGCCGATCTCCGACGACTCCATCCGCCTCGGCCAGTTCCTCAAGCTCGCGGGTCTGGCCGACTCGGGCGCCGACGCCCGCACCCTGCTGGAGGAGGGCGAGGTCACCGTCAACGGCGACCCGGAGTCCCGCCGCGGCCGCCAGCTCCACCGCGGCGACGTGGTGACCGTGGCCACCCCCGCGGGCGAGCACGCCGCCACCGTCGGCTGA
- the hisD gene encoding histidinol dehydrogenase encodes MISRIDLRGRTLSRRELLEALPRPELDVESAAAAVEPILADVRTRGADALRDLAERFDGVRPEHLRVPAQAIAAAVDVLDPDVRAALDETIRRVRTVHAAQRPADHTVQVAPGAQVRQRWIPVRRVGLYVPGGLAVYPSSVIMNVVAAQEAGVGALAVTSPPQRDNGGLPDPVVLATCALLGVDEVYAVGGAQAVGMLAYGAADADGGTLCEPVDVITGPGNVYVAAAKRLVRGVVGIDAEAGPTEIAVLADATADADHVAADLVSQAEHDPLAASVLVTPSVELAGAVEAKLVDRVQVTRHAQRVAQALSGPQSAIVLVDDLEAGLAVVNAYGAEHLEIQTEDAAAVAERVTSAGAIFVGAYSPVSLGDYMAGSNHVLPTGGCAHFSSGLGVHSFVRAVQVVEYDADALREVAGRIVALADAEGLPAHGEAVQARF; translated from the coding sequence GTGATCTCCCGCATCGACCTGCGTGGTCGCACCCTGTCCCGCCGCGAGCTGCTCGAGGCCCTGCCGCGCCCCGAGCTGGACGTGGAGTCCGCCGCCGCGGCCGTCGAGCCGATCCTCGCGGACGTCCGCACCCGCGGGGCCGACGCCCTGCGCGACCTGGCCGAGCGGTTCGACGGGGTGCGCCCCGAGCACCTGCGCGTCCCCGCCCAGGCGATCGCCGCCGCGGTCGACGTGCTGGACCCGGACGTCCGGGCCGCGCTGGACGAGACCATCCGCCGGGTGCGGACCGTGCACGCCGCGCAGCGCCCGGCCGACCACACGGTGCAGGTGGCCCCCGGCGCGCAGGTCCGGCAGCGCTGGATCCCGGTGCGCCGCGTCGGCCTGTACGTGCCCGGCGGCCTCGCGGTGTACCCGTCGTCGGTGATCATGAACGTCGTCGCGGCGCAGGAGGCCGGCGTCGGCGCGCTCGCCGTGACGTCGCCGCCGCAGCGCGACAACGGCGGGCTGCCCGACCCGGTCGTCCTCGCGACGTGCGCGCTGCTCGGCGTGGACGAGGTGTACGCCGTCGGCGGGGCGCAGGCCGTGGGGATGCTCGCGTACGGGGCGGCCGACGCCGACGGCGGGACGCTGTGCGAGCCCGTCGACGTCATCACCGGCCCCGGCAACGTGTACGTCGCCGCGGCGAAGCGCCTGGTCCGCGGCGTCGTGGGCATCGACGCCGAGGCCGGGCCCACCGAGATCGCCGTGCTCGCGGACGCGACGGCCGACGCCGACCACGTCGCGGCGGACCTGGTGTCCCAGGCGGAGCACGACCCGCTCGCCGCGTCCGTGCTGGTCACGCCGTCGGTGGAGCTCGCCGGGGCCGTCGAGGCCAAGCTCGTCGACCGGGTGCAGGTCACGCGGCACGCCCAGCGGGTCGCGCAGGCGCTGTCCGGCCCGCAGTCCGCGATCGTCCTCGTGGACGACCTCGAGGCAGGGCTGGCCGTCGTCAACGCGTACGGCGCGGAGCACCTCGAGATCCAGACCGAGGACGCCGCCGCCGTGGCGGAGCGGGTCACCAGCGCCGGGGCGATCTTCGTCGGGGCGTACTCGCCGGTGTCCCTCGGGGACTACATGGCCGGGTCGAACCACGTGCTGCCGACCGGCGGGTGCGCGCACTTCTCGTCCGGGCTCGGGGTGCACTCGTTCGTCCGGGCGGTGCAGGTGGTCGAGTACGACGCCGACGCGCTGCGGGAGGTCGCGGGGCGGATCGTGGCGCTCGCCGACGCCGAGGGGCTGCCCGCGCACGGGGAGGCCGTGCAGGCGCGGTTCTGA
- a CDS encoding RecQ family ATP-dependent DNA helicase, which translates to MTTNPTATPTGTPAGTDLRAEAEAVLRRLVGRDDARLRDDQWRAIDALVTDHRRALVVQRTGWGKSAVYFVATALLRARGAGPTVLVSPLLALMRNQVAAAQRAGVRAATLNSANVTEWDEVHARIADGEVDVLLVSPERLTHPAFRDEVLPRLAADAGLVVIDEAHCISDWGHDFRPDYRRIRTLLSELPDGIPVLATTATANARVTADVAEQLGTAVHDDVLVLRGPLDRSSLDLAVVRTPDTAAQLAWLAQNLPEFEGSGIVYCLTIAAAHQVTEHLRGAGLDVRTYTGQTDPAEREVAEADLLANRVKALVATSALGMGFDKPDLGFVVHVGAPSSPIAYYQQVGRAGRAAEASGGRATAVLLPGREDRAIWDWFASTAFPPEPDVRAALRALGDGGTLSTAALETHVSLRRSRLEQMLKVLDVDGAVRRVAGGWTATGQPWSYDAERYDRVTATRRAEQQSMVDYVTTEGCRMAHLRRALDDPELAGPEGEAWRCGRCDRCTGRTVGAAPDAAHVAGAQALLTTAGVAVEPRRQWPSGMATLGLDLRGRIAEDERAEPGRAVARLDSVGWGGLLRDLFGGDADPAAGLPVPLRDPVLATLDAWHPEHRPEGVVVVRSDSRPALVQHLAEGVARHLGVPLVGAVVPRPDVPAGRHDVNSAHRLAAVARRLELDLPPATAEGLPGRAVLLVDDRTDSGWTLTVAARLLRQAGAAAVLPFVLGVG; encoded by the coding sequence ATGACGACGAACCCGACCGCCACGCCGACCGGCACCCCGGCCGGTACCGACCTGCGCGCCGAGGCCGAGGCGGTGCTGCGCCGCCTGGTCGGCCGCGACGACGCCCGACTGCGCGACGACCAGTGGCGCGCGATCGACGCGCTGGTCACGGACCACCGCCGGGCGCTGGTGGTCCAGCGCACCGGCTGGGGCAAGTCCGCGGTGTACTTCGTGGCCACCGCGCTGCTGCGCGCCCGGGGCGCCGGGCCGACGGTGCTGGTCTCGCCCCTGCTCGCCCTCATGCGCAACCAGGTGGCCGCCGCCCAGCGCGCCGGGGTGCGGGCGGCGACGCTCAACTCCGCGAACGTCACGGAGTGGGACGAGGTGCACGCCCGCATCGCCGACGGGGAGGTCGACGTCCTGCTGGTGTCCCCCGAGCGCCTGACCCACCCGGCCTTCCGGGACGAGGTGCTCCCGCGACTCGCCGCCGACGCCGGGCTGGTCGTCATCGACGAGGCGCACTGCATCTCCGACTGGGGCCACGACTTCCGCCCGGACTACCGGCGCATCCGCACGCTGCTGTCCGAGCTGCCGGACGGCATCCCGGTGCTGGCGACGACCGCCACCGCGAACGCCCGGGTGACCGCCGACGTCGCCGAGCAGCTCGGCACCGCGGTGCACGACGACGTCCTGGTGCTGCGCGGCCCCCTCGACCGGTCCAGCCTCGACCTCGCCGTGGTGCGGACGCCGGACACCGCGGCGCAGCTCGCCTGGCTCGCGCAGAACCTCCCGGAGTTCGAGGGGTCCGGCATCGTCTACTGCCTGACCATCGCCGCGGCGCACCAGGTCACCGAGCACCTGCGCGGCGCGGGGCTCGACGTCCGTACGTACACCGGCCAGACCGACCCCGCCGAGCGGGAGGTCGCCGAGGCCGACCTGCTCGCCAACCGGGTCAAGGCGCTCGTCGCGACGTCCGCGCTCGGCATGGGCTTCGACAAGCCGGACCTCGGGTTCGTGGTCCACGTCGGCGCGCCGTCCTCCCCGATCGCCTACTACCAGCAGGTCGGGCGCGCGGGCCGCGCGGCCGAGGCGTCGGGCGGCAGAGCCACGGCGGTGCTGCTGCCGGGCCGCGAGGACCGCGCGATCTGGGACTGGTTCGCCTCGACGGCGTTCCCGCCCGAGCCGGACGTCCGCGCCGCCCTGCGCGCGCTGGGCGACGGCGGCACCCTGTCCACCGCCGCGCTCGAGACCCACGTGTCGCTGCGCCGGTCCCGCCTGGAGCAGATGCTCAAGGTGCTCGACGTCGACGGCGCGGTGCGGCGGGTGGCGGGTGGCTGGACGGCGACCGGGCAGCCGTGGTCCTACGACGCCGAACGGTACGACCGGGTGACCGCGACCCGGCGGGCCGAGCAGCAGTCGATGGTCGACTACGTCACGACCGAGGGCTGCCGGATGGCGCACCTGCGCCGCGCGCTGGACGACCCCGAGCTCGCCGGACCCGAGGGCGAGGCGTGGCGGTGCGGCCGCTGCGACCGCTGCACCGGGCGGACCGTCGGCGCCGCGCCGGACGCCGCGCACGTCGCCGGGGCGCAGGCGCTGCTCACCACCGCGGGCGTCGCCGTCGAGCCGCGGCGGCAGTGGCCGTCCGGGATGGCCACGCTCGGGCTGGACCTGCGCGGCCGCATCGCGGAGGACGAGCGGGCCGAGCCCGGCCGCGCGGTCGCCCGGCTCGACTCGGTGGGCTGGGGCGGGCTGCTGCGCGACCTGTTCGGCGGCGACGCCGACCCCGCCGCCGGGCTGCCGGTGCCGCTGCGCGACCCGGTGCTCGCGACGCTCGACGCCTGGCACCCGGAGCACCGCCCCGAGGGGGTCGTCGTCGTGCGCTCGGACTCCCGGCCCGCGCTGGTGCAGCACCTCGCCGAAGGGGTCGCCCGGCACCTGGGCGTGCCGCTGGTCGGCGCGGTCGTCCCCCGGCCGGACGTCCCCGCGGGGCGGCACGACGTGAACTCCGCGCACCGGCTGGCCGCCGTCGCCCGCCGGCTGGAGCTCGACCTGCCGCCCGCGACGGCCGAGGGGCTGCCGGGCCGGGCGGTGCTGCTGGTCGACGACCGCACCGACTCCGGGTGGACGCTCACCGTCGCGGCGCGGCTGCTCCGGCAGGCGGGCGCGGCGGCGGTGCTGCCGTTCGTCCTCGGGGTCGGCTGA
- a CDS encoding histidinol-phosphate transaminase — MTPQEAATHRPARPALPVRPELAGSAPYGAPQLAVPNLLNVNENPYPPSPQVVADIAAAVAHAAAGLNRYPDREFLDLRGDLADYLAVESGVRVAPEQVWAANGSNEVMLHVLQAFGGPGRTAVSFAPTYSMYPEYARDTHTRWVAGRRTEDFHVDPDEARFLIAREQPSVVLLTSPNNPTGTALDLGTVRAVLDAAAQVPGGCVVVVDEAYAEFRRAGVDSALTLLADHPHLAVSRTMSKAFGLAGARVGYLAASRELVDALRVVRLPYHLSAVTQAVARAALAHRDELMAQVGSLRDERDALVVWLRERGLTVAESDANFVLFGLFEDRHAVWQGLLDRGVLIREVGPEGWLRVSVGTPQETAAFRAALQEVVGL; from the coding sequence GTGACACCCCAGGAAGCCGCCACGCACCGGCCCGCGCGGCCCGCGCTGCCCGTGCGCCCCGAGCTGGCCGGCAGCGCGCCCTACGGCGCCCCGCAGCTCGCCGTGCCCAACCTGCTCAACGTCAACGAGAACCCGTACCCGCCGTCGCCGCAGGTGGTCGCCGACATCGCCGCCGCCGTGGCGCACGCCGCCGCCGGGCTGAACCGGTACCCCGACCGGGAGTTCCTCGACCTGCGCGGCGACCTCGCGGACTACCTCGCGGTCGAGTCGGGCGTGCGCGTCGCGCCCGAGCAGGTGTGGGCGGCGAACGGGTCGAACGAGGTCATGCTGCACGTCCTGCAGGCGTTCGGCGGCCCCGGGCGCACCGCGGTGTCCTTCGCGCCGACGTACTCCATGTACCCCGAGTACGCGCGCGACACGCACACCCGCTGGGTCGCGGGCCGGCGCACCGAGGACTTCCACGTCGACCCGGACGAGGCGCGGTTCCTGATCGCCCGCGAGCAGCCGTCGGTCGTGCTGCTCACCAGCCCGAACAACCCGACGGGCACGGCGCTCGACCTGGGCACGGTGCGGGCGGTGCTGGACGCCGCGGCGCAGGTCCCGGGCGGCTGCGTGGTCGTGGTCGACGAGGCGTACGCGGAGTTCCGCCGCGCGGGCGTCGACTCCGCCCTCACCCTGCTCGCCGACCACCCGCACCTCGCGGTGAGCCGCACCATGTCCAAGGCGTTCGGCCTGGCCGGCGCGCGGGTCGGCTACCTGGCCGCGTCCCGGGAGCTCGTGGACGCGCTGCGCGTCGTGCGGCTGCCGTACCACCTGTCCGCCGTCACCCAGGCGGTCGCGCGGGCGGCACTCGCGCACCGGGACGAGCTCATGGCCCAGGTCGGCTCGCTGCGCGACGAGCGGGACGCCCTGGTCGTGTGGCTCCGCGAGCGGGGCCTCACGGTCGCGGAGTCGGACGCGAACTTCGTGCTGTTCGGCCTGTTCGAGGACCGGCACGCGGTCTGGCAGGGGCTGCTGGACCGCGGCGTGCTGATCCGCGAGGTCGGTCCGGAAGGATGGCTGCGGGTGTCGGTCGGCACCCCGCAGGAGACCGCGGCGTTCCGCGCCGCGCTTCAGGAGGTGGTGGGGCTGTGA
- the hisB gene encoding imidazoleglycerol-phosphate dehydratase HisB yields the protein MSSTTGGRTARIERTTSESSVVVEVDLDGTGRTDISTTVPFYDHMLTALGKHSLIDLTVQATGDTDIDAHHTVEDVAICLGEALRAALGDKRGIARFGDATVPLDEALAQAVVDVSGRPYLVHTGEPAGQEYHLIGGHFTGSLTRHVLESIAHHAAFGMHVRVLAGRDPHHVVEAQFKALARALRAAVALDPRVEGIPSTKGAL from the coding sequence GTGAGCAGCACGACCGGCGGGCGCACCGCGCGGATCGAGCGCACGACGAGCGAGTCCAGCGTGGTCGTCGAGGTGGACCTCGACGGCACCGGGCGCACGGACATCAGCACGACCGTGCCGTTCTACGACCACATGCTCACGGCCCTGGGCAAGCACTCGCTCATCGACCTCACCGTGCAGGCCACGGGCGACACCGACATCGACGCGCACCACACCGTCGAGGACGTCGCGATCTGCCTGGGCGAGGCGCTGCGGGCGGCGCTGGGGGACAAGCGCGGCATCGCGCGGTTCGGCGACGCGACCGTGCCGCTGGACGAGGCGCTGGCGCAGGCCGTCGTCGACGTGTCGGGCCGCCCGTACCTCGTGCACACCGGCGAGCCCGCGGGGCAGGAGTACCACCTCATCGGCGGGCACTTCACCGGCTCGCTGACCCGGCACGTGCTGGAGTCGATCGCGCACCACGCCGCGTTCGGCATGCACGTGCGGGTGCTGGCCGGCCGCGACCCGCACCACGTCGTGGAGGCGCAGTTCAAGGCGCTGGCCCGCGCGCTGCGCGCCGCCGTGGCGCTGGACCCGCGCGTCGAGGGCATCCCGAGCACGAAGGGTGCGCTGTGA
- the hisH gene encoding imidazole glycerol phosphate synthase subunit HisH, with translation MPSQPRVVVLDYGFGNVRSAVRALERVGAQVELTADAQHAAEADGLVVPGVGAFAAVMRGLRDVRGDQIVDRRLAGGRPVLGICVGMQVMFERGDEHGVETDGLGEWPGVVDRLEADVVPHMGWSTVDAPEGTRLFAGIEDERFYFVHSYAARAFPLLDTADPERMAPPLVTWSAHGGRFVAAVENGPLAATQFHPEKSGDAGAQLLENWVGSLG, from the coding sequence GTGCCCAGCCAGCCTCGTGTCGTCGTCCTGGACTACGGATTCGGGAACGTCCGCTCGGCCGTGCGCGCCCTCGAGCGGGTCGGCGCCCAGGTCGAGCTGACGGCCGACGCGCAGCATGCCGCCGAGGCCGACGGCCTGGTCGTGCCGGGCGTCGGGGCGTTCGCCGCGGTGATGCGCGGCCTGCGCGACGTGCGGGGCGACCAGATCGTCGACCGGCGGCTCGCCGGCGGCCGGCCGGTGCTCGGCATCTGCGTCGGCATGCAGGTGATGTTCGAGCGCGGCGACGAGCACGGGGTCGAGACCGACGGGCTGGGCGAGTGGCCCGGCGTGGTCGACCGGCTCGAGGCGGACGTCGTGCCGCACATGGGCTGGTCCACGGTCGACGCCCCGGAGGGCACGCGGCTGTTCGCCGGCATCGAGGACGAGCGGTTCTACTTCGTGCACTCGTACGCCGCCCGGGCGTTCCCGCTGCTCGACACCGCCGACCCCGAGCGCATGGCGCCCCCGCTGGTGACCTGGTCCGCGCACGGTGGCCGGTTCGTCGCCGCCGTGGAGAACGGCCCGCTCGCCGCGACCCAGTTCCACCCGGAGAAGTCCGGCGACGCCGGCGCGCAGCTGCTGGAGAACTGGGTCGGCTCGCTCGGCTGA
- the priA gene encoding bifunctional 1-(5-phosphoribosyl)-5-((5-phosphoribosylamino)methylideneamino)imidazole-4-carboxamide isomerase/phosphoribosylanthranilate isomerase PriA, translating to MSDRLQLLPAVDVADGQAVRLVQGEAGSETSYGDPLSAALDWHAGGAEWIHLVDLDAAFGRGSNADLLADVAQVLSGKGVKVELSGGIRDDASLARALGTGATRVNLGTAALEDPEWTARVIAEHGDAIAVGLDVRGTTLAARGWTREGGDLWEVLARLDAAGCSRYVLTDVTKDGTLRGPNVDLLREVCSRTDAPVVASGGISSLDDLRVLRTLVPEGVEGAIVGKALYAGAFTLPEALDVAGRP from the coding sequence ATGTCCGACCGTCTGCAGCTCCTGCCCGCCGTCGACGTCGCCGACGGCCAGGCCGTCCGCCTCGTCCAGGGCGAGGCGGGCTCGGAGACCTCCTACGGCGACCCGCTGTCCGCGGCCCTCGACTGGCACGCCGGCGGCGCCGAGTGGATCCACCTGGTCGACCTGGACGCGGCCTTCGGGCGCGGTTCGAACGCCGACCTGCTCGCGGACGTCGCGCAGGTGCTGTCCGGCAAGGGCGTCAAGGTCGAGCTGTCCGGCGGGATCCGGGACGACGCGTCGCTCGCCCGCGCGCTGGGCACCGGGGCGACCCGCGTGAACCTCGGCACCGCCGCGCTGGAGGACCCGGAGTGGACCGCACGCGTCATCGCCGAGCACGGCGACGCGATCGCCGTCGGCCTCGACGTGCGCGGCACCACGCTCGCTGCGCGCGGCTGGACCCGGGAGGGCGGCGACCTCTGGGAGGTGCTCGCCCGGCTCGACGCCGCCGGCTGCTCCCGCTACGTCCTGACCGACGTGACGAAGGACGGCACGCTGCGCGGCCCGAACGTCGACCTGCTCCGCGAGGTGTGCTCCCGCACGGACGCGCCGGTGGTGGCGTCCGGCGGCATCTCGTCCCTCGACGACCTCCGCGTCCTGCGGACCCTGGTGCCCGAGGGCGTCGAGGGGGCGATCGTCGGCAAGGCCCTGTACGCCGGGGCGTTCACCCTGCCCGAGGCGCTGGACGTCGCCGGGCGCCCGTGA
- a CDS encoding SseB family protein, whose amino-acid sequence MTGRELPPTSAFAGDDGRADPGVAAALAGYGDGTGTLAGVVAALAGTRVLVPVLAELDSAETVVVGGHAHTVEKEASAGIVALQAPDGRTALPVFSSVAAMSAWRSDARPVPTDVVRAALSAVQEGWELLVLDPGGPVTVLVPRPAVWALAQQQAWRPAVADGGSGPAVDAEVAAAVRAAVLGALAPAAAPEQAAASEPASSGERRTWFRRRRPAAGEAPAGRAGGPARAVGPGGPAAASGPVRDVAAVPGGRAEVAVELALVPGLDRAALDAVLRRVGAALAADETVTQRVDSVEVRLR is encoded by the coding sequence GTGACCGGCCGGGAGCTCCCGCCGACCTCCGCGTTCGCGGGGGACGACGGCCGCGCCGACCCGGGCGTCGCCGCCGCGCTGGCGGGGTACGGCGACGGCACCGGCACGCTCGCCGGCGTCGTCGCGGCGCTCGCCGGGACCCGGGTGCTGGTGCCGGTGCTGGCCGAGCTCGACTCCGCGGAGACCGTCGTCGTCGGCGGGCACGCGCACACCGTCGAGAAGGAGGCGTCCGCGGGCATCGTCGCCCTGCAGGCGCCCGACGGCCGCACCGCGCTGCCCGTGTTCTCCTCCGTCGCCGCGATGTCGGCGTGGCGGTCCGACGCCCGGCCCGTGCCGACCGACGTGGTCCGCGCCGCGCTGTCCGCGGTGCAGGAGGGCTGGGAGCTGCTCGTGCTCGATCCCGGCGGCCCGGTGACCGTGCTCGTGCCGCGGCCCGCGGTGTGGGCCCTGGCGCAGCAGCAGGCGTGGCGGCCCGCGGTGGCGGACGGCGGCTCGGGCCCGGCGGTGGACGCCGAGGTGGCGGCGGCGGTGCGGGCGGCGGTGCTCGGTGCGCTCGCGCCCGCGGCCGCGCCGGAGCAGGCGGCGGCGTCCGAGCCGGCGTCGTCGGGGGAGCGCCGGACGTGGTTCCGGCGCCGGCGTCCCGCGGCGGGCGAGGCTCCGGCCGGCCGGGCGGGCGGTCCGGCGCGCGCGGTGGGCCCGGGTGGTCCGGCGGCCGCGAGCGGCCCCGTGCGCGACGTGGCCGCCGTGCCCGGCGGGCGCGCGGAGGTCGCCGTCGAGCTGGCCCTCGTGCCCGGCCTGGACCGGGCGGCGCTCGACGCGGTGCTGCGCCGGGTCGGCGCGGCGCTGGCCGCGGACGAGACGGTCACGCAGCGCGTCGACTCGGTCGAGGTCCGGCTGCGCTGA
- a CDS encoding S1C family serine protease — protein sequence MRRTPARLAALVLLPALALAGCGVLPAMPPTAAPTDLVPSSVPAATPSSSGNLSPDGFDAAQRMAVRIRNVGCNSLSTGSGFAIDETTLITNRHVVADSADLQLSTYDGRDVAVTASSTAALADLAVVRTADALPSAPGLAEADPNPGDTVTVVGYPQGGALTVTTGQVIGSTTDPLNENLGQVLVTNAEVEPGSSGSAVLDSEGRVVGVVYAKNSTGQSFVVPVSTLRQLLADESSFTASTSCTG from the coding sequence GTGAGGCGGACGCCCGCGCGGCTCGCCGCGCTCGTGCTGCTCCCGGCGCTCGCGCTGGCCGGCTGCGGCGTGCTGCCCGCCATGCCGCCGACCGCGGCGCCCACCGACCTGGTCCCGTCCTCGGTGCCGGCCGCGACCCCGTCGTCCTCCGGCAACCTGTCCCCCGACGGCTTCGACGCCGCGCAGCGGATGGCCGTGCGGATCCGGAACGTCGGCTGCAACTCGCTGTCGACGGGCTCCGGCTTCGCGATCGACGAGACGACGCTCATCACGAACCGGCACGTCGTCGCCGACTCGGCCGACCTCCAGCTCAGCACCTACGACGGCCGGGACGTCGCGGTCACGGCGTCCTCCACCGCGGCGCTGGCCGACCTCGCGGTGGTGCGGACCGCCGACGCGCTGCCGTCCGCGCCCGGGCTCGCGGAGGCCGACCCGAACCCGGGCGACACGGTGACCGTCGTCGGCTACCCGCAGGGCGGCGCGCTCACCGTGACGACCGGTCAGGTCATCGGCTCGACCACCGACCCGCTGAACGAGAACCTCGGCCAGGTGCTGGTCACGAACGCCGAGGTGGAGCCCGGGAGCTCCGGCTCCGCGGTGCTGGACTCCGAGGGCCGGGTCGTCGGCGTCGTGTACGCGAAGAACTCGACGGGCCAGAGCTTCGTCGTGCCGGTGAGCACCCTGCGCCAGCTGCTGGCCGACGAGTCGTCCTTCACCGCCAGCACGTCCTGCACCGGGTGA
- a CDS encoding MFS transporter has translation MSLAPYARLLRLPGVLPLVLVAFVARIPHAMTGVVLTLHVVGPLGQGYGRAGVVAAAMTVGVAIGSPWRGRRVDRLGLRRALIPSVVVESAVWLIAPRLGYETLVVAAVVAGAFLVPVFSVVRQSLAVLVPAEQQKTAYALDSVGTEMTFMLAPTVGVLIATQVSTTAALTVIGVSTVVAGLVLMWFNPPTRSPGEAPGAAASGPRQRILTPGLLVVLAAASAAALILNGTDVGIVAALRGWEHESAVGWMIALWCLGSVVGGLVYGAGRHELHPLALVALLGAATLPATFAQTQAQLAVAVVVAGLPCAAALSSINASLVRMVPEHRRGEVMGWSGTANTVGAALGAPVIGAVIDGFGPWSGFAAAGGVGLLLSVLGLAVLAVVRRRAGGRGARGAGAVVPTGPAPAGVVPTPAPVGADDVPARPEQPAAR, from the coding sequence GTGTCCCTCGCCCCCTACGCCCGCCTGCTGCGGCTGCCCGGTGTCCTGCCCCTCGTCCTCGTCGCGTTCGTCGCGCGCATCCCGCACGCGATGACCGGCGTCGTGCTCACCCTGCACGTGGTGGGCCCGCTCGGGCAGGGCTACGGCCGCGCCGGCGTGGTCGCCGCGGCGATGACCGTGGGCGTGGCGATCGGCTCGCCGTGGCGCGGCCGCCGGGTCGACCGGCTGGGGCTGCGGCGGGCGCTGATCCCGTCGGTGGTCGTGGAGTCCGCGGTCTGGCTGATCGCGCCGCGGCTCGGGTACGAGACGCTCGTCGTGGCGGCGGTCGTCGCCGGGGCGTTCCTCGTCCCGGTGTTCTCGGTCGTCCGGCAGTCGCTGGCGGTCCTGGTGCCGGCCGAGCAGCAGAAGACGGCGTACGCCCTGGACTCGGTCGGCACCGAGATGACCTTCATGCTCGCGCCGACCGTCGGCGTGCTGATCGCGACCCAGGTGTCGACCACGGCCGCGCTCACGGTGATCGGCGTGTCGACCGTCGTGGCGGGCCTCGTGCTCATGTGGTTCAACCCGCCGACGCGGTCGCCGGGCGAGGCACCCGGCGCCGCGGCGTCCGGCCCCCGGCAGCGCATCCTCACCCCGGGCCTGCTGGTCGTGCTCGCGGCCGCGTCCGCCGCCGCGCTGATCCTCAACGGCACCGACGTCGGCATCGTCGCGGCGCTGCGCGGGTGGGAGCACGAGTCGGCGGTCGGCTGGATGATCGCGCTGTGGTGCCTGGGCTCCGTCGTCGGCGGCCTGGTCTACGGCGCCGGGCGCCACGAGCTGCACCCGCTGGCCCTGGTGGCTCTGCTCGGCGCGGCGACCCTCCCGGCGACGTTCGCCCAGACGCAGGCGCAGCTGGCGGTGGCCGTCGTGGTCGCGGGGCTGCCGTGCGCCGCGGCGCTGTCGTCGATCAACGCGTCGCTGGTCCGCATGGTGCCGGAGCACCGGCGCGGCGAGGTGATGGGCTGGAGCGGCACGGCGAACACGGTCGGAGCCGCGCTGGGCGCGCCGGTCATCGGCGCCGTGATCGACGGGTTCGGGCCGTGGTCCGGGTTCGCGGCGGCCGGCGGCGTCGGGCTGCTGCTCTCCGTGCTGGGCCTGGCCGTGCTCGCGGTCGTGCGGCGGCGGGCGGGTGGGCGCGGAGCACGCGGGGCCGGGGCCGTCGTGCCGACCGGGCCGGCGCCGGCGGGCGTCGTGCCCACCCCGGCCCCCGTCGGCGCGGACGACGTGCCGGCCCGCCCGGAGCAGCCCGCCGCCCGCTGA
- a CDS encoding DUF1844 domain-containing protein, with translation MSQTPDADAAARDIADVAAVEVITTAAVHLMSAAAVKCGLAEDTPEAAGRDHLDLDEARKLITALAALVTASAPDIGNQHARSLRDGLRSLQLAFREASPFPDAPGEGPGEKYTGSVV, from the coding sequence ATGAGTCAGACCCCCGACGCGGACGCCGCCGCCCGCGACATCGCCGACGTGGCCGCGGTCGAGGTCATCACGACCGCCGCCGTGCACCTCATGAGCGCCGCCGCCGTGAAGTGCGGCCTGGCGGAGGACACCCCCGAGGCCGCCGGCCGGGACCACCTCGACCTGGACGAGGCGCGCAAGCTCATCACGGCGCTCGCCGCGCTCGTGACGGCGTCGGCGCCGGACATCGGCAACCAGCACGCCCGCTCGCTGCGGGACGGGCTGCGGTCGCTGCAGCTCGCGTTCCGCGAGGCCAGCCCCTTCCCCGACGCCCCCGGCGAGGGCCCCGGCGAGAAGTACACCGGCTCGGTGGTCTGA